DNA sequence from the Bacteroidales bacterium genome:
TTTCAAGTTTCAAGTTTCAAATCGCCACCGACTCACGTCTTAGAAGTTAGGCTTGAGGGCATATTTCTGGTAAAACTCATCGATAATGCTGACGGCTTCCTCAGCTGTGCCAACCAGCTGGAAGATGTTCAAATCTTCCGCACCGATTTTATTTTCAGCAACCAGTTTTTCCTGGATCCATTTCACCAGGCCTCCCCAGTAACCCTTATCAACCAGTACTATAGGGAAACTTACCAGCTTATGGGTTTGCACAAGGGTTATGGCTTCAAACATCTCGTCGAGTGTCCCAAAACCGCCGGGTAAAACAATATAGCCTTGCGCGTACTTCATGAACATCACTTTTCTGACAAAGAAATGATCAAAGTCAATCAGCTTATCGGGGTCGATAAAAGGATTGGGCATTTGTTCGAAAGGCAGGTTAATGTTTAACCCGACCGATTTTCCGCCGGCAAAATGAGCACCCTTGTTGGCGGCTTCCATGATACCTGGACCACCGCCGGTAATAATGCCGAAACCCTTCTTGGTGAGAAGATAAGCTATCTCTTCAGCTACTTTGTAATCCTTGCTGCCGGGTTTTGAGCGGGCAGAGCCGAAAATGGA
Encoded proteins:
- a CDS encoding TIGR00730 family Rossman fold protein, whose product is MIPDLSEDEKRQQAFQQKSWHEIKTYDSWKIFKIISEFVEGFEKLGRIGPCVSIFGSARSKPGSKDYKVAEEIAYLLTKKGFGIITGGGPGIMEAANKGAHFAGGKSVGLNINLPFEQMPNPFIDPDKLIDFDHFFVRKVMFMKYAQGYIVLPGGFGTLDEMFEAITLVQTHKLVSFPIVLVDKGYWGGLVKWIQEKLVAENKIGAEDLNIFQLVGTAEEAVSIIDEFYQKYALKPNF